A genome region from Crossiella equi includes the following:
- a CDS encoding C40 family peptidase encodes MRRAFYFTPTEPPTRAEAEITSTVHRLRALPARPLLLGGGLVGGLTALTLALPSIGTPQAVFAEPAPEQPPTPHQPARPDPAPALAVPGPLLAAEASLTRLTSVIEAAEHATRAPDRAAPEKVSQLVNARTPEIQRTRAELAQAAEALRALHTTSAALTLVDRISRAQDRAEALLARATAVLDSGARAQRTVTQRADQARADTARTALDEAERAVHTAETVATALARQGGEVIGETAEQAPARLAQAIHAAAEPLAQARASTVAAEKLARTAGAEATSRASRLAARAGQAQRHVEEQADRLPRLQLDALRQREDVRAENAISAALHAQNAARTVAEDLARLNQHQPRPPDLLAQLQHQIEVADGVLRHAHTAAAEIAPRHDALHRTAQMLLNSARGSLQNTALGLQQQPSPPVATPATPSTPAPLPPAQPLPTKESAPPPSAARDAGARAVQAALTQLGVPYRWGGTTPRGFDCSGLTQWAYRQAGVNIPRTSGAQAVGARIERHQLRPGDLIVWRGHVAMFIGDGRMVEAGNPVQISKVRTSNLGMPFLGFYRPTAR; translated from the coding sequence GTGCGCCGCGCCTTCTACTTCACCCCGACCGAGCCGCCCACCCGTGCTGAAGCCGAGATCACCAGCACGGTGCACCGGCTGCGCGCCCTGCCCGCCCGGCCACTCCTGCTTGGCGGCGGTCTCGTCGGCGGACTCACCGCCCTGACCCTGGCCCTCCCGTCGATCGGGACCCCGCAGGCCGTCTTCGCCGAACCGGCCCCCGAACAACCACCCACCCCACACCAACCAGCCCGACCCGACCCGGCCCCGGCACTCGCAGTGCCGGGGCCGCTGCTGGCCGCCGAAGCCAGCCTCACCCGGCTCACCAGCGTGATCGAGGCCGCCGAGCACGCCACACGTGCCCCCGACAGGGCCGCACCGGAGAAGGTCAGCCAGCTCGTCAACGCCCGGACCCCGGAAATCCAGCGCACCCGCGCCGAGCTCGCCCAGGCCGCCGAGGCCCTCCGCGCCCTGCACACCACCAGCGCTGCCCTGACCCTGGTCGATCGGATCAGCCGGGCCCAAGACCGCGCAGAGGCGCTGCTCGCCCGCGCGACCGCGGTACTGGACTCCGGCGCCCGCGCCCAGCGCACGGTGACCCAACGCGCCGACCAGGCACGCGCCGACACCGCCCGCACGGCCCTCGATGAGGCCGAACGCGCCGTTCACACCGCCGAGACCGTCGCGACCGCGCTCGCGCGGCAGGGCGGCGAGGTGATCGGCGAGACTGCCGAGCAGGCACCGGCCCGGCTGGCCCAGGCCATCCACGCCGCGGCAGAGCCGCTGGCCCAGGCGCGAGCGAGCACCGTGGCCGCCGAGAAGCTGGCCCGCACTGCCGGAGCCGAGGCCACCAGCCGCGCCTCCCGGCTGGCTGCCCGGGCCGGGCAAGCACAGCGCCACGTCGAGGAGCAGGCAGACCGGCTGCCGCGCCTGCAACTGGATGCCCTCCGCCAGCGCGAAGACGTCCGCGCCGAGAACGCCATCTCCGCGGCACTGCACGCCCAGAACGCCGCCCGCACCGTCGCCGAAGACCTGGCCCGCCTGAACCAGCATCAACCCCGGCCTCCGGACCTCCTCGCCCAGCTCCAGCACCAAATCGAGGTCGCCGACGGCGTCCTGCGCCACGCCCACACCGCTGCCGCGGAGATCGCACCCCGCCACGACGCCCTCCACCGGACCGCGCAGATGCTGCTGAACTCCGCCCGCGGATCCCTCCAGAACACCGCCCTCGGACTGCAACAACAGCCCTCACCCCCGGTGGCCACCCCGGCCACGCCATCCACGCCAGCGCCGCTACCCCCGGCTCAGCCGCTGCCGACGAAGGAATCAGCCCCGCCTCCGAGCGCGGCCCGCGACGCTGGGGCGCGCGCGGTCCAGGCTGCGTTGACCCAGCTGGGCGTGCCCTACCGGTGGGGCGGCACCACCCCGCGCGGGTTCGACTGCTCAGGCCTGACCCAATGGGCCTACCGGCAGGCCGGGGTGAACATCCCCCGCACCAGCGGCGCCCAAGCCGTCGGCGCCCGGATCGAACGCCACCAACTGCGACCCGGTGACTTGATCGTCTGGCGCGGGCACGTGGCCATGTTCATCGGGGACGGCCGCATGGTCGAGGCAGGAAACCCCGTTCAAATCAGCAAGGTGCGCACCAGCAACCTCGGCATGCCGTTCCTGGGCTTCTACCGGCCAACAGCACGCTGA
- a CDS encoding N-6 DNA methylase yields MSSHDTARTPEDQARDLVRTAVTAWYSSTATARRDIPLSVVAAVLLVRPHEITPEELGARIAALPARTAVAWLRGVWTRFARARPDLLPAVAPFAACFTTGTRPASAGDLVGAHTLLTQIAAPLIRWVATPGNACEVDLLGEFWQALAAEQTRTATGQYFTPRDVAALLTDLLHQTPGPGGTVRDPCVGTGGLFLALARRMRATGTDPASVTWIGTDADELALAAAAVNAHLWGLGTRVILGAGDVLTGCPEARAHAQREHALTVATAAQAVQAVQALLSEGGTR; encoded by the coding sequence ATGTCTTCCCACGACACCGCCCGCACACCCGAGGACCAGGCCCGCGACCTCGTGCGCACCGCGGTCACCGCCTGGTACAGCTCCACCGCCACCGCACGCCGGGACATCCCGCTGTCGGTGGTCGCGGCCGTACTGCTCGTCCGGCCACACGAGATCACCCCCGAGGAACTCGGCGCACGCATCGCGGCGCTGCCCGCCCGGACCGCGGTCGCCTGGCTGCGCGGGGTTTGGACCCGCTTCGCCCGGGCCCGCCCCGACCTGCTGCCCGCCGTCGCCCCCTTCGCCGCCTGCTTCACCACCGGGACCCGACCTGCCTCGGCGGGCGACCTCGTCGGTGCACACACCCTGCTGACCCAGATCGCGGCGCCGCTGATCCGATGGGTCGCCACCCCTGGGAACGCCTGCGAGGTGGACCTGCTCGGTGAGTTCTGGCAGGCCCTGGCCGCCGAACAGACCCGCACCGCGACCGGCCAGTACTTCACCCCGCGCGACGTGGCCGCCCTCCTGACCGACCTCCTCCACCAAACCCCCGGGCCCGGCGGCACCGTCCGCGACCCGTGCGTGGGAACCGGAGGCCTGTTCCTGGCCTTGGCCCGCAGGATGCGCGCCACCGGCACCGACCCGGCCTCGGTCACCTGGATCGGCACCGACGCCGACGAGCTGGCTCTGGCCGCGGCGGCGGTCAATGCCCACCTGTGGGGCCTGGGCACCCGCGTGATCCTCGGGGCCGGGGACGTGCTCACCGGCTGCCCGGAAGCCCGGGCGCACGCCCAACGGGAGCATGCCCTCACCGTGGCCACGGCCGCCCAGGCGGTCCAGGCCGTGCAGGCCCTGCTCAGTGAAGGGGGGACCCGGTGA
- a CDS encoding DUF4192 family protein: MNNDETSALIHNAPGVLGFNPRNAVVLLPYEPDPGAKLPDSATALLADLSTLIGGGGPSAGLTEAVRELNWKGCFILVICDQTVGEIYAPHRPLIDRIATCLRLDGLAVACAVWVAEIRPGRIWLRYRLRGDLGATEAANGARLADDGHDRPDLPFESVEEIERLLCPSDKDTMLLREAVSADLLAAEPVLRTKTSLCAAVTHLREAVTAARPGTGSLLTRQQYVALTRALDDVIVWGTSLRWAFEAEYRDQAVWVWLQLTRVLHGPHRAKVATLLAITAALAGSHQVASIAARIASESGASPHGHQIARDLQYGVLPAPGLSGVRSILTEAQKDYELICDEQL; encoded by the coding sequence ATGAACAACGACGAGACGAGCGCGCTCATCCACAACGCTCCCGGTGTCCTCGGCTTCAATCCGCGCAACGCGGTTGTGCTGCTGCCCTACGAGCCGGACCCGGGAGCGAAGCTCCCCGACTCCGCCACGGCGCTCTTGGCGGACTTGTCGACACTCATCGGCGGCGGCGGGCCCTCCGCAGGCCTTACTGAGGCGGTGAGGGAGCTCAACTGGAAGGGCTGCTTCATCCTCGTCATCTGCGATCAGACAGTCGGTGAGATCTATGCCCCGCACCGTCCACTGATCGACAGGATCGCCACATGCCTGCGCCTGGACGGCCTGGCCGTGGCCTGCGCCGTGTGGGTCGCCGAGATCCGTCCCGGGCGAATCTGGTTGCGCTACCGCCTGCGAGGAGATCTCGGCGCGACCGAGGCCGCCAACGGTGCTCGACTCGCCGACGACGGCCACGACCGGCCCGACCTGCCTTTCGAGTCGGTCGAGGAGATCGAGAGACTGCTCTGCCCCAGCGATAAGGACACGATGTTGCTCCGGGAAGCCGTCTCGGCGGACCTGTTGGCGGCCGAGCCTGTACTGCGCACGAAGACGTCGCTGTGCGCCGCGGTGACCCACCTTCGGGAGGCAGTCACGGCAGCCCGTCCCGGCACCGGTTCCTTGCTCACGCGCCAGCAGTACGTTGCCTTGACCCGGGCGTTGGACGACGTGATCGTCTGGGGCACCAGCCTGCGCTGGGCTTTCGAGGCCGAGTATCGAGACCAGGCGGTCTGGGTGTGGCTCCAGCTCACCCGGGTGCTACACGGCCCACACCGTGCCAAGGTCGCGACGTTGCTGGCCATCACCGCGGCGCTGGCAGGCAGCCACCAGGTCGCGAGCATCGCGGCCAGGATCGCCTCCGAAAGCGGCGCCAGTCCTCACGGGCATCAGATCGCCCGCGACCTCCAGTACGGAGTGCTCCCGGCCCCGGGGCTGTCAGGGGTGCGGAGCATCCTCACCGAGGCGCAGAAGGACTACGAATTGATCTGCGACGAGCAGCTCTGA
- a CDS encoding DUF4192 domain-containing protein, which translates to MSRLINSVPAILGYYPQDSIVLLPHDSGKITKKTRLDLSTGGIRHDLRSPDDGSDPCILLINAVRELGWQNVIVLVVGGQRHQEEVPPHTGLVDNLTRQMQLEGLVVLCAVWVPEIRSGARWLRYGVQPTRTGTLGQVRHGGLADAARHRLGTPFESVTAMEKMLSPDDTRSLLMRQVIAEDLSTATRSPRTEKSLRAAMLVVERAVAAAQGGELPRTRAQFVALAHALWDPIVYESSLRWAIWPERQDAATRLWMALTRVLSGLDRANAAVLLTTTAAMARHHQIAAIAARISTECNGLPHGHEFARALRYGVLPAYAVSWLEESVDRAMADFAVLCDGRG; encoded by the coding sequence GTGAGCAGGCTCATCAACAGCGTGCCCGCGATCCTCGGCTACTACCCGCAGGACTCGATCGTCTTGTTGCCCCACGACAGTGGCAAGATCACGAAGAAGACGAGGCTCGACCTGTCGACCGGTGGAATCCGGCACGATCTGCGATCGCCGGACGACGGCAGCGACCCCTGCATCCTGCTCATCAACGCCGTCCGGGAACTGGGCTGGCAGAACGTGATCGTCCTGGTGGTCGGGGGCCAACGCCACCAAGAGGAGGTTCCGCCTCACACCGGCCTGGTGGACAACCTGACTCGACAGATGCAGCTGGAGGGCTTGGTCGTGCTGTGCGCGGTGTGGGTGCCCGAGATCCGTTCCGGGGCGAGGTGGCTGCGCTACGGCGTGCAGCCAACCCGCACTGGCACCCTGGGCCAGGTACGTCACGGTGGACTCGCGGATGCGGCGCGACACCGGCTTGGCACACCGTTCGAGTCAGTCACGGCGATGGAGAAGATGCTCTCACCCGATGACACCCGGTCGCTGCTGATGCGGCAGGTCATCGCAGAGGACCTGTCCACAGCCACACGCAGCCCGCGCACGGAGAAGTCCTTACGGGCAGCCATGTTGGTCGTCGAACGAGCCGTCGCGGCAGCGCAGGGCGGTGAACTTCCGCGGACCAGGGCACAGTTCGTCGCCTTGGCACACGCCCTGTGGGACCCGATCGTCTACGAAAGCAGTCTGCGCTGGGCGATCTGGCCAGAACGCCAGGATGCCGCGACGCGACTGTGGATGGCGCTCACGCGGGTGCTGTCCGGGCTCGACCGTGCCAACGCCGCGGTGCTGCTCACGACCACCGCGGCGATGGCACGCCACCACCAGATCGCCGCGATCGCGGCCAGGATCTCCACGGAGTGCAACGGCCTGCCCCACGGGCACGAGTTCGCCCGCGCTCTCCGCTACGGGGTCCTTCCCGCCTACGCGGTCTCGTGGCTGGAGGAGAGTGTGGATCGAGCGATGGCTGACTTCGCGGTGCTCTGCGACGGACGCGGCTGA
- a CDS encoding phosphoadenosine phosphosulfate reductase domain-containing protein, whose amino-acid sequence MRARVPDLASYDWIVVSSSGGKDSAAMLIHLMNQARREGVDLARLVVVHADLASMEWPGTSELVAEHAAAFGLRFEVVAHQHDLLTLVRQRHARLLAAGRHTVSPWPSERARFCTSGLKTGPVTTLMTRLVRETRTTRPGRQVRLLHCLGLRAGESPARARRIPFGPDPANWHTSPKKPTATSPGRAGRPHGRREVDRWLPIHTWNHSQVWDTINGSGLRHHPAYDLGLPRASCVLCVLAGRRWLVTGARLNPELAMAYYRVELDTGWPFRPGLSMAQVMTEAGLAHEVAQVRTEFRSPTDRPATAWVRVA is encoded by the coding sequence GTGAGGGCGCGAGTCCCGGACCTGGCTTCCTACGACTGGATCGTGGTCTCCAGCAGCGGGGGCAAGGACTCCGCGGCGATGCTGATCCACCTCATGAACCAGGCCCGCCGGGAGGGGGTGGACCTGGCGCGGCTCGTGGTGGTCCACGCCGACCTCGCGAGCATGGAGTGGCCAGGCACCTCCGAGCTGGTCGCCGAGCACGCCGCGGCCTTCGGGCTGCGCTTCGAGGTCGTGGCCCACCAGCACGACCTGCTCACCCTGGTCCGACAGCGCCATGCCCGTCTCCTGGCCGCCGGACGGCACACCGTCAGCCCCTGGCCCTCCGAGCGGGCGCGGTTCTGCACCTCCGGCTTGAAGACCGGCCCGGTCACCACGCTGATGACCAGGCTCGTCCGCGAGACCCGTACCACCCGGCCTGGGCGGCAGGTGCGGCTGCTGCACTGTCTCGGCCTGCGCGCAGGAGAATCACCCGCCCGGGCCCGTCGGATCCCGTTCGGGCCGGACCCGGCGAACTGGCATACCTCACCCAAGAAGCCCACGGCCACCAGCCCCGGCCGGGCCGGGCGACCCCACGGGCGCCGCGAGGTCGACCGCTGGCTCCCCATCCACACCTGGAACCACAGCCAGGTCTGGGACACCATCAACGGCAGCGGCCTGCGGCACCACCCCGCCTACGACCTCGGCCTGCCGCGCGCCAGCTGCGTGCTGTGCGTGCTGGCCGGACGCCGCTGGCTGGTGACCGGCGCCCGGCTCAACCCGGAGCTGGCCATGGCCTACTACCGGGTCGAGTTGGACACCGGCTGGCCATTCCGCCCCGGCCTGTCGATGGCGCAGGTCATGACCGAAGCGGGCCTGGCCCACGAGGTCGCCCAAGTGCGGACGGAGTTCCGGTCACCGACCGACCGGCCTGCGACCGCGTGGGTCAGGGTGGCGTGA
- a CDS encoding helix-turn-helix domain-containing protein, which produces MAEAMLERTRAAPALPEADVPQHLREAGRLRVAHPEASLAALAELAGCSKDTMTGRLRRLWQLTDQAQTV; this is translated from the coding sequence GTGGCCGAGGCGATGCTGGAGCGGACGCGTGCCGCGCCGGCCTTGCCGGAGGCCGACGTTCCGCAGCACCTGCGCGAGGCCGGCCGGCTGCGGGTCGCGCATCCGGAGGCTTCGCTGGCGGCCCTGGCGGAGCTGGCCGGGTGCAGCAAGGACACGATGACAGGCCGGTTGCGACGACTGTGGCAGCTGACCGACCAAGCCCAAACTGTCTGA
- a CDS encoding preprotein translocase subunit SecA encodes MSNEDVGLFGRLRRLGTALDRRLPPGLHELVRRVELEADLSDVDDRELARRVQGIAGPQHLPRLFALFSEACRRRIGHTPYREQILGAAVIAAGSLAEMATGEGKTLAVGMAAAWHGLSGCGVHVMTANDYLARRDADLLEPVYRLLGLRVAVLHPDLDAVARRAAYQADITYGTVSEFGFDHLRDNLITHLLDRVQRHPHAAILDEADALLIDEATTPLVITGPHTAAPTQWPRRLASVVPALVPVEHYRGTVSEQEATFTDEGWLALQHAVGSGEEIWRDPEALAAAQAALTAYLFLHHGRDYLVQDDQIVLLDPHTGRPLPGRRLGAGLHAALEAKHDLPVGGEPSTVAAISIQRLLRRYPLLGGLSGTVGTEAVELHRVYRLPVHTIPTRLPSRRTHAPDQLYATHTARELAVVEAVADAHRSGRPVLVGVPTVPDGDALSHRLDQLGIPHALLTARDTVGEAEVIATAGRLGAVTIATALAGRGTDIPLGGQPAQHAEQVRALGGLLVVGSGRAALRRVDDQLAGRTGRQGDPGEVRFLLSAQDDVLLDNAPAALRALQPVLAELGSTAVSGPQVRALVEQAQAVAETRRHTARQRMLRFDEILGHQHTAVAAQRQDLLATPLPVILGQLAAALARTLWTADEAALRADLHTLTPDGWPATTWTGRTGLAAVLHDRLLDVAAEHGTAAVRARILKVLDEAWAEQLELLFTLRTTVHSATWSRTDPVIAYREHAVRAYRRARTGLQRHLARDLLSTAPPGPNHGVEGVLPAPTQTDPGPPRPRRTP; translated from the coding sequence GTGAGCAACGAGGACGTGGGCCTGTTCGGCAGACTGCGACGGCTGGGCACCGCACTCGACCGGCGCCTGCCACCGGGACTGCATGAGCTGGTCCGTCGCGTCGAGCTGGAGGCCGATCTATCCGATGTGGACGATCGCGAGCTGGCCAGAAGGGTCCAGGGGATTGCGGGCCCGCAACATCTTCCTCGGCTGTTCGCGCTCTTCTCCGAAGCCTGTCGCCGCCGTATCGGCCACACCCCGTACCGGGAACAGATCCTCGGCGCCGCCGTGATCGCGGCCGGGAGTCTGGCGGAGATGGCAACGGGGGAGGGGAAAACCCTCGCAGTGGGGATGGCGGCCGCCTGGCACGGCTTGTCCGGATGCGGGGTGCACGTGATGACGGCCAACGACTACCTGGCCCGCCGTGACGCCGACCTGCTGGAGCCGGTCTACCGGCTGCTGGGCCTGCGGGTGGCCGTCCTGCACCCGGACCTGGACGCCGTGGCACGGCGCGCGGCCTATCAAGCCGACATCACCTACGGCACCGTGAGCGAGTTCGGCTTCGACCACCTGCGGGACAACCTCATCACCCACCTTCTCGACCGCGTGCAGCGCCACCCGCACGCCGCGATCCTGGACGAGGCCGACGCGCTGCTCATCGACGAGGCGACGACCCCGCTGGTCATCACCGGCCCGCACACGGCCGCACCCACCCAGTGGCCGCGCCGCCTGGCCTCGGTCGTGCCCGCGCTGGTCCCGGTTGAGCACTACCGCGGCACCGTCTCCGAACAGGAGGCCACGTTCACCGACGAGGGCTGGCTGGCACTCCAACACGCCGTGGGCAGCGGCGAGGAGATCTGGCGCGACCCCGAAGCCCTCGCTGCAGCACAGGCCGCCCTCACCGCCTACCTGTTCCTGCACCACGGCCGGGACTACCTCGTCCAGGACGACCAGATCGTGCTGCTCGACCCCCACACCGGCCGTCCGCTGCCCGGCCGCCGACTCGGCGCCGGACTGCACGCCGCGCTGGAGGCCAAGCACGACCTGCCGGTGGGCGGGGAGCCGAGCACGGTCGCCGCGATCAGCATCCAACGCCTCCTACGCCGCTACCCGCTCCTGGGTGGTCTCAGCGGCACCGTGGGCACCGAGGCGGTGGAGCTGCACCGCGTCTACCGCCTGCCCGTGCACACGATCCCGACCCGCCTGCCCAGCCGCCGCACCCACGCACCCGACCAGCTCTACGCCACCCACACCGCCCGCGAACTGGCCGTGGTCGAAGCCGTCGCTGATGCCCACCGCTCCGGCCGCCCGGTCCTGGTCGGCGTGCCGACCGTCCCCGACGGCGATGCCCTCTCCCACCGCCTGGACCAGCTCGGGATCCCGCACGCCCTGCTCACCGCCCGGGACACCGTCGGCGAGGCCGAGGTGATCGCCACCGCAGGTCGGCTCGGCGCGGTCACCATCGCCACCGCCCTGGCCGGGCGGGGCACCGACATCCCCCTGGGTGGGCAGCCCGCCCAGCACGCCGAACAAGTCCGCGCCCTCGGTGGCCTGCTCGTCGTGGGCAGTGGCCGCGCGGCCCTGCGCCGCGTCGATGACCAGCTGGCCGGGCGCACAGGGCGCCAAGGCGACCCGGGCGAGGTCCGGTTCCTGCTCTCAGCCCAGGATGACGTCCTGCTCGACAACGCCCCGGCCGCGCTCCGCGCGCTGCAGCCCGTGCTGGCCGAGCTCGGCTCAACGGCGGTCAGCGGACCACAGGTCCGCGCCCTGGTCGAGCAGGCCCAGGCCGTGGCCGAAACGCGGCGGCACACCGCGCGGCAGCGGATGCTGCGCTTCGACGAGATCCTGGGCCACCAGCACACCGCCGTCGCTGCACAGCGCCAGGACCTGCTGGCCACCCCACTGCCGGTCATCCTCGGCCAGCTCGCCGCCGCGCTGGCCCGCACGCTGTGGACCGCCGACGAAGCGGCCCTCCGCGCCGACCTGCACACCCTGACTCCCGACGGATGGCCTGCCACGACCTGGACCGGCAGGACCGGGTTGGCCGCGGTGCTGCACGACCGGCTCCTGGACGTGGCCGCCGAGCACGGCACCGCAGCGGTGCGGGCCCGGATCCTGAAGGTCCTCGACGAAGCCTGGGCCGAGCAACTGGAGCTGCTGTTCACCCTGCGCACCACCGTGCACTCCGCGACCTGGTCCCGCACCGATCCCGTGATCGCCTACCGCGAACACGCCGTCCGCGCCTACCGCCGCGCCCGCACCGGCCTCCAACGCCACCTGGCACGCGACCTGCTGAGCACCGCGCCCCCAGGCCCCAACCACGGTGTCGAAGGCGTGTTACCTGCGCCCACCCAGACTGACCCGGGGCCACCCCGGCCCAGGAGGACACCGTGA
- a CDS encoding phage portal protein, translating into MSRLLSGRIRQVVVNWPRLVVGSHTERLQLKGFRLSDQAGSDSARNELWQANDLDKQQHELNTEALVYGRAYAIVGAAAETGATPLVTVESPLEVHTIHDPRTRQVAAAVKTRKDGTTVRTQQDVLALQGRGHDLGELVNW; encoded by the coding sequence TTGTCCAGACTGCTGTCCGGGCGTATCCGGCAAGTGGTGGTCAACTGGCCGCGGCTGGTGGTCGGCTCCCATACAGAGCGCTTGCAGCTCAAGGGATTTCGCCTGTCTGACCAGGCCGGGTCGGACTCGGCTCGTAACGAGCTGTGGCAGGCCAACGACCTGGACAAGCAACAGCACGAACTGAACACCGAGGCCCTGGTCTACGGCCGCGCCTACGCGATCGTGGGCGCAGCGGCCGAGACCGGGGCCACCCCTTTGGTGACGGTGGAGTCTCCCCTTGAGGTGCACACCATCCACGACCCGCGTACCCGACAGGTGGCCGCGGCGGTCAAGACACGGAAGGACGGTACTACCGTGCGCACCCAGCAGGACGTGCTCGCGCTCCAGGGCCGTGGCCATGACCTCGGCGAACTGGTCAACTGGTAG
- a CDS encoding DUF4192 domain-containing protein — MFSVDVAVMRPSTSVGRARYLPGASGRDSPGVRSTRQAAHENPKVVKPRCLLAHRVRVFNNNEIPLKKNGLSKLLLSVPTLLGCHPHNSLVVLPYTAQKGATFDKAVREDLCHLIGGRSRTALLMRTARDHHWSSVVLLVVGGRPPAGGRPPMAGVVDNLVEHFGLEGIAVPCTVWVPEIRPGVTWLRYRPLQPHTGRLGEAESAHALHGHASRRRTLYGSFAEIEQDLAPQDPATAVLRMEVMMGLLEPRQRRTARSVSLMTGHLEAAVAAAGKGRLPMGSRQVIELARALDDPLLWESSLQWALRPDQRQAATRLWLHLTGLLGGERRRNLAVLLAVTASMAGQSQLAAAAAAVSAQKDGEAVRYPVARDLAYGLMPPRLEADIHRMVEAARDRITVICQSRR, encoded by the coding sequence GTGTTCTCGGTCGACGTGGCGGTGATGCGTCCGTCCACCAGCGTCGGGCGGGCGCGTTACCTGCCGGGCGCATCGGGGCGCGACAGCCCCGGAGTCCGCTCAACCAGGCAGGCGGCCCACGAGAATCCGAAGGTGGTGAAGCCCCGGTGTCTCCTGGCACACCGGGTGCGCGTGTTCAACAACAACGAGATCCCGCTCAAGAAGAACGGCCTGAGCAAACTGCTGCTGAGCGTGCCCACTCTGCTGGGCTGCCACCCGCACAACTCCCTCGTCGTGCTCCCCTACACCGCGCAGAAGGGCGCCACCTTCGACAAGGCCGTCCGGGAGGACCTGTGCCACCTCATCGGTGGCCGCAGCCGCACCGCCCTGCTCATGCGCACCGCACGCGACCACCACTGGTCCTCGGTGGTCCTGCTGGTGGTCGGAGGCCGACCACCAGCGGGAGGACGGCCGCCGATGGCGGGCGTGGTCGACAACCTCGTGGAGCACTTCGGCCTGGAGGGCATCGCGGTGCCCTGCACGGTCTGGGTGCCGGAGATCCGTCCCGGCGTCACGTGGCTTCGTTACCGCCCACTGCAACCCCACACCGGTCGACTCGGCGAAGCCGAATCAGCCCACGCCCTCCACGGACACGCATCCCGCCGACGCACGTTGTACGGGTCCTTCGCCGAGATCGAACAGGACCTCGCCCCGCAGGATCCCGCCACCGCCGTCCTGCGGATGGAGGTCATGATGGGGCTCCTGGAGCCACGGCAGCGACGTACCGCTCGGTCGGTGTCGCTGATGACCGGGCATCTGGAGGCGGCGGTGGCTGCCGCGGGCAAGGGCAGGCTCCCGATGGGGAGCCGACAGGTTATCGAGCTGGCGAGGGCGCTGGATGATCCTCTGCTGTGGGAGAGCAGTCTGCAGTGGGCGCTGCGGCCCGACCAGCGCCAGGCCGCGACCCGGCTGTGGCTGCACCTGACGGGGCTCCTCGGCGGAGAACGTCGCCGCAACCTCGCGGTGCTGCTCGCGGTCACTGCTTCCATGGCTGGGCAGTCCCAGCTGGCCGCGGCCGCCGCCGCGGTCTCGGCGCAGAAGGACGGGGAGGCGGTCCGTTACCCCGTGGCCCGGGATCTCGCCTACGGCCTGATGCCGCCTCGTCTGGAGGCCGACATCCACCGGATGGTCGAGGCGGCGCGCGACCGGATCACCGTGATCTGCCAATCTCGGCGGTGA
- a CDS encoding pyridoxamine 5'-phosphate oxidase family protein, translating to MFETPDELRSLQVLLDTSLAGSSSHLKSIIRPGESTLDAEQVVRVCQGMCTLAIATVTRRGEPRISGVDGHFLHGRWIVGTHRQAAKARHLAARPGISATFMRGEQLGIFTHGHAVPLNPEGTSSDPTWPTVRDYLVNHYDGDSDDPFWDENVWYRIEPSWMVAYSADPAGLFDRQPSV from the coding sequence GTGTTCGAAACTCCCGACGAGCTCCGCAGCCTCCAAGTCCTGCTCGACACGTCTTTGGCAGGCTCCAGCAGCCACCTCAAATCGATCATCCGGCCAGGTGAGAGCACCTTGGACGCCGAGCAGGTCGTCCGGGTCTGCCAAGGCATGTGCACCCTGGCCATCGCCACAGTCACCCGGCGCGGTGAACCACGCATCAGCGGCGTCGACGGGCACTTCCTGCACGGCCGTTGGATTGTCGGCACCCACCGCCAGGCCGCCAAGGCCCGTCATCTCGCGGCGCGGCCCGGCATCAGCGCGACCTTCATGCGTGGCGAGCAGCTCGGCATCTTCACGCACGGACACGCCGTGCCGCTGAACCCCGAGGGGACGAGCAGCGACCCGACGTGGCCGACAGTCCGCGACTACCTCGTCAACCACTACGACGGCGACAGCGACGACCCGTTCTGGGACGAGAACGTCTGGTATCGCATCGAGCCCAGCTGGATGGTCGCCTACAGCGCCGACCCCGCCGGGCTGTTCGACCGGCAACCGTCAGTCTGA